The following are encoded in a window of Pirellulales bacterium genomic DNA:
- a CDS encoding dimethyl sulfoxide reductase anchor subunit yields MIELSVIDQTGLRADDVQRRSDASGLGVTSLLDALLAEQQNLAAVEVFSCWHDGVEAAASTLAPRYRALLPAEPPGPGEQYAFEVDLDRCSGCKACVTACHTRNGLDELEAWRDVGLLIGGSRNAPFMQHVTAACHHCLDPACLAACPVNAYEKDPATGIVRHLDDQCFGCQYCTLACPYDVPKYHAGKGIVRKCDMCSQRLAVGEAPACVQACPHEAIAIRIVNHEQVIEDTEAAVFLPAAPDPLHTYPTTTYKTARAFPRNLLPADYCRVNPQHAHWPLVVMLVLTQMSVGAFVVGLIHWQPEDATRATQLRPLHAMSSLAFGLLALSASLFHLGRPQYAFRAVLGLRHSWLSREILAFGAFAQLASAYAVAQVAVYLGYAEARHASLLASATSTLASREMGWIVTASGVAGVLCSVMIYVFTRRECWSASRTLVRFGLTAAVLGLTASWLSALVVTLWTPSTAMLDLVRQSGPDVCRAIIAFALLKLVWEAAVFRHLLGRRVTALRRSAMIQVGELSNFALARFALGLLGGVVMPCLLLRALPSLSPADLVSFASMSALLFLANLAGELLERYLFFAACAAPRMPGGIR; encoded by the coding sequence ATGATCGAGCTATCGGTGATCGATCAGACGGGGCTCCGGGCGGACGATGTACAGCGGCGATCGGACGCGAGCGGTTTGGGTGTCACGTCATTGCTCGACGCGCTCTTGGCCGAACAACAGAACCTCGCAGCCGTGGAGGTGTTCTCTTGCTGGCACGACGGAGTCGAAGCGGCGGCTTCGACACTGGCGCCGCGCTATCGGGCGCTGCTGCCCGCCGAGCCTCCGGGGCCGGGCGAGCAATATGCGTTCGAAGTCGATCTTGACCGCTGCTCGGGATGCAAGGCCTGCGTGACTGCCTGCCACACGCGCAATGGCCTCGACGAACTGGAAGCCTGGCGCGACGTGGGCCTGTTGATCGGCGGCTCGCGCAATGCGCCATTCATGCAGCACGTCACGGCCGCGTGCCATCATTGCCTCGACCCGGCCTGCCTCGCGGCCTGCCCGGTGAACGCCTACGAAAAGGACCCGGCCACCGGCATCGTCCGGCATCTCGACGATCAATGCTTCGGTTGTCAGTACTGCACCTTGGCCTGTCCGTACGATGTGCCGAAGTACCATGCCGGCAAGGGCATCGTCCGCAAATGTGACATGTGTTCGCAGCGACTAGCCGTCGGCGAGGCACCGGCCTGCGTGCAGGCCTGTCCACACGAGGCGATCGCCATCCGGATAGTCAACCATGAGCAGGTCATCGAGGACACCGAAGCGGCCGTGTTCCTGCCGGCCGCGCCCGATCCCCTGCACACCTATCCGACGACGACATACAAGACGGCCCGGGCGTTTCCGCGCAATCTGTTGCCGGCCGATTATTGTCGCGTCAATCCGCAGCATGCGCATTGGCCGCTGGTAGTGATGCTGGTGCTGACCCAGATGTCCGTCGGGGCGTTCGTCGTGGGCCTGATCCATTGGCAACCGGAAGATGCTACCAGGGCGACTCAACTCCGTCCGCTGCATGCGATGAGTTCCCTGGCGTTTGGGCTGTTGGCCCTCTCGGCGAGTCTGTTTCACCTCGGGCGGCCGCAGTATGCGTTTCGCGCGGTGCTGGGCTTGCGGCACTCCTGGCTGAGCCGCGAGATTCTCGCCTTCGGCGCGTTTGCCCAGTTGGCTTCTGCCTACGCCGTGGCGCAAGTGGCCGTGTACCTCGGGTATGCCGAGGCCCGACATGCATCGTTGCTGGCCTCTGCCACAAGCACGTTGGCCAGCCGTGAGATGGGCTGGATCGTGACGGCGAGCGGCGTCGCTGGCGTCCTGTGTTCGGTGATGATCTACGTATTCACACGGCGGGAGTGTTGGTCGGCGTCTCGCACCTTGGTGCGCTTTGGGCTGACGGCCGCCGTGCTCGGGCTGACCGCTTCCTGGCTCAGCGCGTTGGTGGTCACCTTGTGGACGCCATCGACGGCCATGCTGGATCTTGTCCGGCAAAGCGGGCCCGACGTGTGCCGCGCGATCATCGCCTTCGCCTTGCTGAAATTGGTGTGGGAGGCGGCCGTCTTTCGGCACTTGCTTGGTCGGCGAGTCACGGCGCTGCGGCGCTCGGCCATGATACAAGTGGGAGAGTTATCGAACTTCGCCTTGGCCCGCTTCGCGCTCGGGCTGCTAGGCGGAGTGGTCATGCCTTGCCTGTTGTTGCGTGCCCTGCCCTCGCTGTCGCCGGCTGACCTGGTGTCGTTCGCGTCTATGTCGGCCTTGTTGTTCTTGGCCAACCTGGCCGGAGAGTTGTTAGAACGCTACTTGTTCTTCGCTGCGTGCGCGGCTCCACGCATGCCAGGAGGGATTCGCTGA